A stretch of the Porifericola rhodea genome encodes the following:
- a CDS encoding RagB/SusD family nutrient uptake outer membrane protein, translating into MKLNIIITLLAATVLLVSCNDDFLEYEPKGVLSNENVAAPENIEGLVTAAYAGIANDEMIGPITSNWVYGSVRSDDAYKAGGGVSDVIDIHFLEQYNLVQPQTGDNWMGPLTFTNHYKAISRTNFALKAISETEDFDLKATREGELRFLRGHSYFMLKQLFKYIPYIDERMSPEEILTVSNREFSNDELWDKIAEDFQFAVNNLPETQPEVGRANQLAAKAYLAKVRLYQAYEQNEQHQVININTTRLQEVVDLTSDVINSGKYSLQPDFAENFLNGFDNGPESVFAAQFSIADGTTTGRVSFVTGLNSPHGSPDYGCCGFHYASQNMVNAFKTDEAGLPLFDTFNDEDMIEPEDFQSNGVDPRLDHTVGVPGHPFKYNANFLYSESWARDPGVYGFFGNMKEQQLPDCSCFLKQGPFIGTSKNIDFIRYADVLLMQAEALIELGRHNEALPLINQVRSRAKASTERLQFSDGSMPSNYRIEVYVDGENINWTQENAREALRWERRLEFAMESPRFFDLVRWGIAEETLNAYLAEEKTKRDYLSNAQFTAGRDEYLPIPQREIDFTKGLYEQNPGY; encoded by the coding sequence ATGAAACTCAATATAATCATTACTCTTTTGGCAGCAACGGTGCTGCTGGTATCTTGCAATGACGATTTTCTGGAATATGAGCCTAAAGGCGTGTTGTCTAACGAAAATGTGGCGGCTCCCGAAAATATAGAAGGTCTGGTAACTGCTGCGTATGCGGGTATCGCCAATGACGAAATGATAGGCCCCATTACCAGCAATTGGGTATATGGTAGCGTACGCTCCGACGATGCCTACAAAGCAGGAGGAGGGGTCTCCGATGTAATAGATATCCACTTTTTGGAGCAGTATAATCTGGTACAACCACAAACTGGTGACAACTGGATGGGGCCATTAACCTTCACAAACCACTACAAAGCTATTTCCAGAACCAACTTTGCCCTGAAAGCGATTAGTGAGACTGAAGATTTTGACTTAAAGGCTACTCGTGAAGGTGAGCTCAGGTTTTTGCGAGGACACTCCTACTTTATGCTCAAGCAGCTTTTCAAATACATCCCCTACATTGATGAACGCATGTCGCCGGAAGAGATTCTGACCGTCTCTAACCGTGAGTTTAGCAATGATGAATTGTGGGATAAAATTGCTGAAGACTTTCAGTTCGCAGTAAACAATTTGCCGGAAACGCAGCCGGAAGTTGGTAGAGCCAACCAGTTAGCTGCTAAAGCCTATCTGGCTAAAGTGCGCCTCTACCAGGCCTATGAGCAAAATGAGCAGCATCAGGTGATTAACATTAATACCACGCGCTTACAGGAAGTTGTGGACTTGACTTCTGATGTGATTAATTCCGGAAAATATAGCTTACAGCCTGACTTTGCAGAAAACTTTCTTAATGGCTTTGATAATGGGCCTGAGTCTGTATTTGCTGCTCAGTTTTCTATTGCGGATGGCACAACTACAGGCAGAGTATCCTTTGTCACTGGCCTTAACTCTCCGCATGGCTCTCCCGATTATGGATGTTGTGGGTTTCACTACGCCAGCCAGAATATGGTAAACGCTTTTAAAACGGATGAAGCTGGTCTTCCTCTGTTTGATACCTTCAATGATGAAGATATGATTGAGCCTGAAGATTTTCAGAGCAATGGTGTGGACCCACGCCTTGACCATACTGTAGGCGTACCCGGGCATCCATTTAAATACAATGCTAATTTTCTGTACAGCGAAAGCTGGGCACGTGACCCAGGCGTGTACGGTTTCTTTGGAAATATGAAGGAGCAACAGCTTCCGGATTGTTCATGCTTTTTGAAGCAGGGCCCATTTATCGGCACCTCAAAAAACATAGACTTCATTCGTTATGCAGATGTACTACTGATGCAGGCAGAAGCCCTGATAGAGCTTGGCCGTCACAACGAGGCCCTACCCCTGATCAATCAGGTACGGTCTCGTGCTAAAGCCAGCACGGAGCGTCTGCAATTTAGCGATGGGTCTATGCCTTCTAATTACCGTATAGAGGTATATGTGGATGGTGAAAATATTAACTGGACACAGGAGAACGCCCGCGAAGCACTTCGTTGGGAGCGGAGACTGGAGTTTGCTATGGAAAGTCCACGTTTTTTTGACCTGGTACGCTGGGGCATTGCGGAAGAAACACTAAACGCTTACCTCGCCGAAGAGAAGACCAAACGCGACTACCTGAGTAATGCTCAGTTTACCGCTGGCCGCGATGAATATTTGCCCATCCCTCAGCGAGAGATAGATTTTACCAAAGGGCTTTATGAACAAAACCCTGGCTATTAA
- a CDS encoding glycoside hydrolase family 32 protein produces MRLLTFITTLCFLAACQPSSTHEQTSDAQQQDSLSGEQHRPLYHFTPPQQWMNDPNGMVYYDGEYHLFYQHYPDSNVWGPMHWGHAVSEDMVHWEHLPIALYPDSLGMIFSGSAVADLNNTSGLGSAENPPLIAIFTYHNMEGEKAGENDYQTQGIAYSVDKGRSWEKYEGNPVIENPGIKDFRDPKVFWHQESERWIMIFAAADRIRLYNSPNLTDWTFMSEFGENSGSHGGVWECPDLFPLLVNGEEKWVMLVSINPGGPNGGSATQYFIGDFDGQTFTNDNSPGTSLWVDYGKDNYAGVSWSNVPESDGRRIFLGWMSNWQYANIVPTYSWRSAMTIARELQLVDTEEGIRLSSLPVEELHSLRKASLEVESQRISATQSLSAQTSWQAVAKEGIFEFIVPQNSQVKEFGLKLSNSLGEEVLLGYDKMKNEYYVDRSQAGKNEFSADFAGRHPAPRTATSDTIKMHVYIDVASVELFADDGKTVMTEIFFPNENFLQLDLYTEGGEVQLVSGNLHQLEGSMP; encoded by the coding sequence ATGAGACTACTAACTTTTATAACTACGCTCTGTTTTTTGGCAGCCTGCCAGCCCAGCAGTACCCATGAACAGACAAGTGATGCACAGCAGCAAGACAGCCTTAGCGGCGAGCAACACCGACCTCTTTATCATTTTACTCCTCCTCAGCAATGGATGAACGACCCTAATGGTATGGTGTATTACGATGGAGAATACCACCTGTTTTATCAGCATTACCCCGACAGCAACGTATGGGGGCCTATGCATTGGGGACATGCCGTGAGTGAAGACATGGTACATTGGGAGCATTTGCCCATTGCTCTTTATCCCGATAGCCTGGGTATGATTTTCTCAGGTAGTGCGGTAGCAGACCTAAACAACACTTCTGGATTGGGTAGCGCCGAAAATCCTCCACTCATAGCTATTTTTACTTACCATAATATGGAGGGCGAAAAAGCCGGTGAAAATGATTACCAGACTCAGGGCATAGCCTATAGCGTAGACAAAGGAAGAAGCTGGGAGAAGTATGAGGGCAATCCGGTAATAGAAAACCCTGGCATCAAAGACTTCCGTGACCCTAAGGTTTTCTGGCATCAAGAAAGTGAACGATGGATTATGATTTTTGCCGCAGCTGACCGTATACGCCTGTACAATTCTCCCAACCTGACGGACTGGACTTTTATGAGTGAGTTTGGAGAGAATAGTGGCTCTCATGGTGGGGTATGGGAGTGCCCCGATCTTTTTCCGCTGCTAGTTAACGGAGAAGAGAAGTGGGTCATGCTGGTGAGTATCAATCCCGGCGGACCTAATGGTGGCTCCGCTACCCAGTACTTTATTGGAGACTTTGATGGGCAGACTTTTACGAATGATAATTCCCCGGGAACTTCTCTCTGGGTAGACTATGGCAAAGATAATTATGCGGGTGTAAGTTGGTCTAACGTACCGGAGAGTGATGGTCGCCGCATCTTTTTAGGATGGATGAGCAACTGGCAATATGCCAATATTGTACCTACGTACAGCTGGAGAAGCGCCATGACGATAGCCCGCGAGTTACAGCTGGTAGATACTGAAGAGGGCATTCGCCTGAGCTCTTTGCCAGTAGAAGAGCTGCATAGCCTCAGAAAGGCATCTTTAGAAGTAGAGAGCCAGAGGATTTCTGCTACCCAGTCTCTGTCTGCACAAACTAGCTGGCAGGCAGTAGCCAAGGAGGGAATATTTGAATTTATCGTTCCTCAAAATTCTCAGGTCAAAGAATTTGGCCTTAAGCTCTCTAACAGTTTGGGAGAGGAAGTTCTGCTTGGCTACGATAAAATGAAAAATGAATACTACGTAGACCGAAGCCAGGCCGGAAAAAATGAGTTCTCTGCTGACTTCGCCGGAAGACACCCTGCGCCCAGAACTGCTACTTCTGATACCATTAAGATGCATGTTTACATAGATGTAGCTTCAGTAGAGCTATTCGCCGACGATGGTAAAACAGTAATGACAGAAATCTTTTTTCCTAACGAGAACTTCCTGCAGTTGGATCTTTATACAGAAGGGGGCGAGGTTCAGTTAGTTTCTGGCAACCTGCATCAGTTAGAAGGTAGCATGCCCTAG
- a CDS encoding GH92 family glycosyl hydrolase, translated as MKNIVLGLLLAVVAACTPGSQPATDSPDSPLGYVNPLIGTAASTTESAQLHSEAGSELRGQTFPAVGVPFGMVQWTPQTQATEKKCVPPYYYKDTHIQGFRASRWMSGSCTQDYGSVTIMPLNGELKLKAEERASSYTHDTETATPSYYKVMLDDYDIQAEVTAVSRAGMLRFTPQNEESTYLVIEPNSDEGEGYVAVVPERNEVIGYNPAHRIYQGWGESAGFSGYFVIQFEQPIEAYGVWRGNEVLEGQLKTEGNGESVGAFVQFPAAEGQPLMVRVGVSNTSLDQARKNMQAEIKGWNFEELRQASETAWTEQLSKVQVSGGSEEDKSMFYTSLYHAMLLPRMFSDDDGAFVAFGASRDIFQAEGFDYYADFSMWDTYRAVHPLHTILNPEKTNDMVRSLIKKGEQGGWLPIFPAWNSYTSAMIGDHVTAMIGDAWVKGIDDFDQELAYALMRKNAFEVNTDRQSYLNGQGRRGMESYLKYNYIPLEDSVPDSFHQKEQVSRTLEYAFDDFVLSQVARKIGKQEDYAQLAQRAKNYQHVFDTTTGYARGRYADGSWIEPFDPVASRASFITEGSPFQYTWYVPHDVAGLMQLMGGKDKFIQKLDTLFEKRYYWHGNEPGHQTVYLYAYAGEPWKTQRWVRDIIREEYSSEPGGLSGNEDAGQMSAWLTFSMMGFYPVAPGMPYYVLGSPVFEETNINLSNGNTFSIKATDSSDENRYIQSATLNGEPLERSYLLHEEILQGGELVLEMGDEPNTNWASQQVPPSMGEMGL; from the coding sequence ATGAAAAATATTGTATTAGGCTTGTTGCTGGCTGTTGTAGCAGCCTGCACCCCTGGCAGCCAGCCTGCTACCGATTCTCCTGACAGTCCACTGGGCTATGTTAATCCACTCATCGGCACTGCCGCCAGTACTACTGAGAGTGCCCAGCTACACAGTGAGGCAGGTTCTGAGTTGAGGGGGCAGACATTCCCTGCTGTAGGAGTACCCTTTGGTATGGTACAGTGGACCCCCCAGACTCAGGCTACAGAGAAAAAATGTGTGCCTCCCTACTACTATAAAGATACCCATATTCAGGGTTTTAGGGCGAGTCGCTGGATGAGCGGCTCTTGTACACAGGATTATGGTAGTGTAACCATTATGCCCCTAAATGGTGAACTGAAACTGAAAGCTGAAGAAAGAGCCTCTTCCTATACTCATGATACAGAAACTGCTACTCCTTCTTACTACAAAGTAATGCTGGATGATTACGATATACAGGCAGAGGTTACGGCGGTTTCCCGTGCCGGAATGTTACGCTTTACTCCTCAGAATGAAGAGTCAACCTATCTGGTAATAGAACCAAACAGCGATGAGGGAGAAGGCTATGTAGCAGTAGTGCCTGAGCGTAATGAAGTAATAGGATATAATCCCGCACATCGTATCTACCAGGGTTGGGGGGAGAGTGCTGGCTTTAGCGGCTATTTTGTAATACAGTTTGAACAGCCTATAGAAGCCTATGGAGTCTGGAGAGGAAACGAAGTGTTGGAGGGGCAGCTAAAAACAGAAGGCAACGGAGAGTCAGTAGGTGCGTTTGTACAGTTTCCAGCGGCAGAAGGTCAGCCGCTGATGGTTAGGGTTGGCGTATCTAATACCAGCTTGGACCAGGCACGAAAAAACATGCAGGCAGAGATCAAAGGCTGGAATTTTGAAGAGCTAAGGCAGGCCTCTGAAACTGCCTGGACAGAGCAACTAAGCAAAGTACAGGTAAGTGGCGGTAGCGAGGAAGACAAAAGTATGTTCTATACATCGCTCTACCATGCAATGCTTCTACCTCGTATGTTTAGCGATGATGATGGGGCTTTTGTAGCCTTTGGTGCTTCCCGCGATATATTTCAGGCAGAAGGGTTTGACTATTATGCTGACTTTTCTATGTGGGATACGTACCGGGCGGTGCATCCGCTGCATACCATACTCAATCCTGAGAAGACAAATGATATGGTACGTTCTCTGATCAAAAAAGGAGAACAGGGAGGCTGGCTACCGATATTTCCGGCATGGAACAGCTATACTTCAGCCATGATTGGTGACCATGTGACCGCCATGATTGGAGATGCCTGGGTAAAAGGGATAGATGATTTTGATCAGGAACTGGCTTACGCTCTTATGCGCAAGAATGCTTTTGAAGTAAATACTGATCGGCAGAGCTATCTGAACGGGCAGGGCCGAAGGGGTATGGAGTCTTATCTAAAGTACAATTACATTCCGCTGGAAGACTCGGTGCCTGATTCTTTTCATCAAAAAGAGCAGGTTTCTCGTACTCTGGAGTATGCTTTTGACGATTTTGTGCTTTCGCAGGTAGCCCGTAAAATAGGTAAGCAGGAAGACTATGCGCAGCTGGCACAGAGGGCCAAAAACTACCAGCACGTATTTGATACCACCACGGGCTATGCGCGTGGGCGCTATGCTGATGGTAGCTGGATAGAGCCTTTTGACCCTGTAGCTTCGCGAGCAAGCTTCATTACCGAAGGTTCGCCTTTTCAGTATACCTGGTATGTGCCACATGATGTAGCAGGGCTTATGCAGCTAATGGGAGGCAAAGACAAATTTATTCAAAAGCTGGATACTCTGTTTGAGAAGCGTTACTACTGGCATGGTAATGAACCAGGACACCAGACCGTATACCTTTATGCTTACGCTGGAGAACCCTGGAAAACGCAGCGGTGGGTGCGCGATATTATTCGTGAAGAATACAGCTCAGAGCCGGGAGGGCTCAGCGGAAACGAAGATGCCGGACAGATGTCTGCCTGGCTTACATTTAGTATGATGGGTTTTTATCCGGTAGCCCCGGGCATGCCTTATTATGTATTAGGTAGTCCGGTTTTTGAGGAAACAAACATTAACTTGAGCAATGGTAATACATTTAGTATTAAGGCTACAGATAGCTCAGATGAAAATCGCTACATACAGTCGGCTACCTTAAATGGTGAGCCTTTGGAACGTAGCTACCTTCTCCATGAAGAAATATTGCAGGGAGGGGAGCTGGTACTGGAGATGGGTGATGAGCCAAATACAAACTGGGCCAGCCAACAAGTGCCGCCCTCTATGGGAGAAATGGGTTTGTAA
- a CDS encoding histidinol-phosphatase, with protein MRTLFTLSLSLILFQASYAQQWYKGNLHTHSYWSDGDDFPEMIMDWYKSHGYHFVGLSDHNILAEGEKWKLIPNSYAHRQGFQKYLDKYGEEWVEYEKDADERIRVRLKTLAQYRPLFEEEGKFLVIQSEEVTDQFEDKHIHMNVTNVQSLIEPQHGNSVTEVMQNNINAINRQRQESRVPMFPHINHPNFIWSITVDDMIPLSGERFFEVYNGHPMVNNYGDSTRLGMEKIWDILITNYLRDQKPVMYGLATDDAHSYHIYGGDQSNPGRGWVMVKAEELSAEALIKALEAGDFYSTTGVELESIVQTDNRLSVKVKKEGGINYRIQFWGSKKGASRKDMGVLLQEVEGLEASYQLQEDELYVRAKIISTKPKINPFQEGDFEVAWTQPVVR; from the coding sequence ATGCGTACACTATTCACCCTAAGCCTCAGCCTTATTTTATTTCAAGCCTCATATGCTCAACAGTGGTATAAAGGTAATCTGCACACCCACTCTTATTGGAGCGATGGCGATGATTTTCCGGAGATGATTATGGACTGGTATAAGTCTCACGGATACCATTTTGTGGGCTTATCAGATCATAACATACTGGCAGAAGGAGAAAAATGGAAGCTTATTCCTAACTCCTATGCGCACCGTCAGGGTTTTCAGAAATACCTGGACAAGTACGGCGAGGAATGGGTAGAGTACGAAAAAGATGCAGACGAGCGCATACGTGTCAGGCTGAAAACCTTAGCTCAATACCGCCCCCTGTTTGAAGAAGAGGGCAAGTTTCTGGTAATACAGTCAGAAGAGGTAACGGATCAGTTTGAAGATAAACACATCCACATGAACGTAACTAATGTGCAGAGCCTGATAGAGCCACAGCACGGCAATAGTGTTACGGAAGTGATGCAAAATAATATCAACGCTATTAACCGACAAAGGCAGGAGAGTCGTGTACCTATGTTTCCCCACATTAACCACCCCAACTTTATCTGGTCTATCACGGTAGATGATATGATACCCTTGAGCGGAGAGCGCTTTTTTGAAGTCTATAATGGGCATCCTATGGTTAACAACTATGGTGACTCTACTCGTTTGGGAATGGAAAAGATTTGGGATATTCTCATTACCAATTATTTGAGAGATCAGAAACCTGTAATGTACGGGCTGGCTACCGATGACGCACATAGTTACCATATCTACGGAGGCGATCAAAGTAATCCCGGTCGCGGATGGGTAATGGTAAAAGCAGAAGAGCTGAGTGCAGAAGCCCTGATTAAAGCGCTGGAAGCAGGAGACTTTTACAGTACTACTGGGGTGGAACTGGAAAGTATTGTCCAGACTGACAATAGACTGAGCGTAAAAGTAAAAAAAGAAGGAGGTATAAACTATCGTATACAGTTTTGGGGTAGCAAGAAAGGAGCCTCTCGTAAAGATATGGGCGTATTATTGCAAGAGGTAGAAGGCCTGGAAGCAAGCTACCAGTTACAGGAAGACGAACTCTATGTACGGGCAAAGATCATCTCCACCAAACCCAAGATCAACCCTTTTCAGGAAGGAGACTTTGAAGTAGCCTGGACGCAGCCGGTAGTTCGCTAA
- a CDS encoding amidohydrolase family protein gives MYISKIAGFLFGCLLLVHCTSEPQATHKTQTEIPSQKVEIRAVNEDVIPTAKKSILIKGALLIDGLGGEPLNNASILVEDGLITEVGEEGSFAVPDMAEVVEAEGRAVLPGLLDAHYHQGNIELITKFLSHGVTSIRDPGAWEYRYKEIRSAGRVIPRLFLTGPHLDMFPPAYPKNCVIVRDAEEARARVADFVADGASAIKVYYRLTPEIIRAICEEADKYGIPTTAHLEITTATDAMAAGIDGIEHVTSFGTGLIPLPEAEAYRQRVMADNNARRYGRYDVWSKIDMNSAQTDTLISKIVKSGTVISPTLAIFEYQLDEEHTDSTKAKGFQNMLAFVGKAKKAGASVVAGSHTYVPYAEFGWAYQRELELLAQSGLSNTEVIQAATIENARFFRIEDRLGSIEQGKQADLVLVNGNPLNDIKAMYKVERVMLNGTWVPTSNQEPQRP, from the coding sequence ATGTATATAAGCAAAATTGCAGGCTTCCTCTTTGGTTGCTTATTATTGGTACATTGTACCTCCGAGCCTCAGGCAACGCATAAAACTCAGACAGAAATTCCTTCCCAAAAAGTTGAGATTCGTGCAGTTAACGAAGATGTTATTCCTACCGCTAAAAAAAGTATTCTGATAAAAGGAGCATTACTTATTGATGGCTTGGGCGGAGAGCCATTAAACAATGCCTCTATACTGGTAGAAGATGGTCTTATAACTGAAGTAGGAGAAGAGGGTAGCTTTGCCGTACCCGATATGGCAGAAGTTGTAGAAGCAGAAGGAAGAGCTGTGCTTCCCGGTCTGCTGGATGCACACTATCATCAGGGTAATATTGAGCTAATTACTAAGTTTTTAAGCCATGGAGTCACTTCCATTCGCGATCCCGGAGCCTGGGAGTATAGGTATAAGGAGATCAGGTCGGCAGGAAGAGTAATCCCCCGCCTGTTTCTTACTGGGCCACACCTGGATATGTTTCCTCCGGCCTACCCAAAAAACTGTGTTATAGTAAGAGATGCCGAAGAAGCCAGGGCCAGGGTGGCTGATTTTGTTGCTGATGGTGCTTCTGCTATTAAAGTATATTACAGGCTGACACCAGAAATTATACGTGCTATTTGTGAAGAGGCCGATAAATACGGTATTCCTACAACGGCTCATCTTGAGATAACTACCGCTACTGATGCTATGGCTGCGGGTATTGATGGTATTGAGCATGTCACTTCTTTCGGCACTGGCTTGATACCATTACCAGAAGCAGAAGCCTATCGGCAGAGGGTAATGGCTGATAACAACGCACGCAGGTATGGTCGCTATGATGTATGGAGCAAGATAGACATGAATAGTGCACAGACAGATACGCTCATCAGTAAAATTGTAAAAAGCGGAACCGTAATCAGTCCTACTCTGGCAATTTTTGAATACCAGCTGGATGAAGAGCATACAGATAGCACCAAGGCTAAAGGTTTTCAGAACATGCTCGCTTTTGTAGGAAAAGCCAAAAAAGCAGGAGCTTCCGTAGTAGCTGGGTCTCATACCTATGTGCCTTATGCAGAGTTTGGTTGGGCTTACCAGCGCGAACTGGAGTTGCTGGCGCAAAGCGGCTTAAGTAATACCGAGGTAATACAGGCTGCCACCATAGAGAATGCCCGTTTCTTCCGCATTGAAGATCGCTTAGGCAGCATTGAGCAGGGAAAGCAGGCAGATTTAGTTCTCGTGAATGGCAACCCTCTGAATGATATTAAGGCCATGTATAAAGTAGAGCGTGTGATGCTGAATGGTACATGGGTGCCCACTTCAAATCAAGAACCACAGCGCCCTTAG
- the porV gene encoding type IX secretion system outer membrane channel protein PorV, translated as MCFFFVFTLVSWAQPAQPSQLGLSTNGEGYPRLPFYGAGYLTVAPDARTAAMGNAGVAIATDVNAVYWNAAGLVRMEDQYSASFSYTPWASQVANNMYMMNASVAQKLGKKSAIGLSFTYFNLGDYRFFSSGSQQPISVKPYDLSASLTYSYALSDKWSLGGSVKYLGNNYSYNNLARNSGDYSASWAVDIGALFQQEVSLLNNDSKLSLGAAVSNLGPKVEKTERVDMYLPARLALGAAFSTQFNLNHKLTLTTSASKLLIPTLPVSQYDQGNIVGIARGKDPTRGWFSGTFGSFTDAPDGFSEELSEIQLNLGMEYNFHKNYYFRAGYHHESEDKGDIKYLTLGLGFKYRMLNLDLGYTLFDDGLFSHPMNNTLRATLRLGLNGKKD; from the coding sequence TTGTGCTTTTTTTTTGTCTTCACCTTAGTAAGCTGGGCGCAACCTGCTCAGCCCTCTCAATTAGGGCTTTCTACTAATGGGGAAGGCTATCCAAGACTTCCATTTTATGGAGCTGGGTATTTGACTGTAGCTCCAGATGCCCGTACTGCTGCCATGGGAAATGCGGGAGTAGCTATAGCTACAGATGTCAATGCTGTGTACTGGAACGCAGCCGGGCTTGTACGGATGGAAGATCAGTACAGCGCCTCCTTTTCATATACGCCATGGGCCTCCCAGGTAGCCAATAATATGTATATGATGAATGCTTCGGTGGCGCAGAAGCTAGGTAAAAAAAGTGCGATCGGCCTGTCATTTACCTATTTTAATCTAGGCGATTATCGTTTCTTTTCTTCCGGCAGTCAACAACCCATATCAGTTAAACCTTACGATTTATCAGCTTCATTAACATACTCTTACGCGCTAAGTGATAAGTGGAGCCTGGGCGGTAGTGTAAAGTACCTGGGGAATAATTATTCTTATAACAACCTGGCCAGAAACTCTGGAGATTATTCTGCATCTTGGGCCGTAGACATAGGAGCATTATTTCAGCAAGAGGTTAGCTTGCTTAACAACGACAGCAAATTATCGCTGGGAGCTGCGGTAAGTAATTTAGGGCCCAAAGTTGAAAAAACAGAAAGGGTTGATATGTACTTACCTGCCAGACTAGCTTTGGGGGCGGCCTTCAGTACTCAATTTAATCTTAACCATAAACTTACACTTACTACCTCTGCTAGTAAATTATTAATTCCTACACTTCCTGTCTCTCAGTATGATCAGGGTAATATAGTAGGCATTGCTAGGGGTAAAGATCCTACTCGTGGATGGTTTAGCGGTACCTTTGGATCTTTTACAGATGCCCCTGATGGCTTTTCTGAAGAGCTCAGTGAAATACAGCTAAACCTGGGGATGGAGTATAATTTCCATAAAAATTATTATTTCCGAGCGGGCTACCACCATGAGTCAGAGGACAAAGGGGATATCAAATATTTAACACTAGGCTTAGGGTTTAAATATCGCATGCTCAATCTTGATCTGGGTTATACTTTATTTGATGATGGTCTCTTCAGTCATCCTATGAACAATACTTTAAGGGCGACGCTGCGCCTGGGCTTAAATGGGAAGAAAGACTAG
- a CDS encoding ATP-binding protein produces MRVRVKLVELLSLLIIFVSLLILIGWVVNSNFLITFYGSTESGAESMKPITALSFTTFGIALLLEARRQRKIARLGISLILIFALINLWIRTTNTSLLSLSADMSMSAATCLVFLMSAVAFLLCSSPNNIYKTISESLIILGFYLAIFGLYSYAINFRAMYSIGIFSSFSLPTTLVFILTLISIALLYRGRGCMSIFYRKSLGGFIARRLLTIAFLLPIVTGFLVITATQIQLLNEELGIIVIATVLSLIMTLVGLKVSMIVHKIDYEKQVLLQRTQATNLQLEQAENQLKQRNQRLIAINRYLDDFVHAVAHNLRGVVTNIKGLMQVRDDNPGFQTDVIDQKLTISVNQLDDTLTNLIRLIELQNRADANIGNVNFERVLKEVTERHRAEMTLYHATIAVDFSEKDQILYSPDYIRNIIDQLVDNSIKYHYPGRDLQMNVRTQKVNGYTLLLFADNGMGIRTEVDQYKAFAPFRRLTNTGNGKGLGLFIVKSMVEKNGGKVEIDSKYEEGTKVKVYLKDYA; encoded by the coding sequence ATGCGTGTTAGGGTAAAATTAGTTGAGCTATTATCATTGCTCATCATTTTTGTGAGCTTACTTATACTTATAGGGTGGGTTGTCAACAGCAATTTCCTCATTACCTTTTATGGCTCCACAGAAAGTGGAGCAGAAAGTATGAAACCCATAACAGCCTTAAGTTTTACTACTTTTGGTATAGCTTTATTGCTGGAGGCCCGTAGGCAGAGAAAAATAGCGCGCTTGGGTATTAGCCTAATATTAATATTTGCGCTTATCAACTTATGGATTAGAACTACAAATACCAGTTTGTTGAGTTTGAGTGCAGATATGTCTATGTCTGCTGCCACCTGCCTGGTTTTTCTTATGTCTGCCGTAGCATTTCTATTGTGTAGCTCACCAAATAATATCTACAAAACAATTAGCGAGTCTTTAATTATTCTGGGGTTTTACCTGGCAATTTTTGGCTTATACAGCTACGCAATCAATTTTAGGGCGATGTATAGCATCGGCATCTTCTCCTCTTTTTCGTTGCCTACCACACTGGTCTTTATCCTGACTTTGATAAGCATAGCTTTACTCTACAGAGGGCGGGGTTGCATGAGTATTTTTTACAGAAAGTCATTAGGCGGATTTATAGCTCGCCGGCTACTTACTATCGCTTTTTTGTTACCTATAGTTACAGGTTTTCTGGTAATTACAGCTACACAGATACAACTTCTGAATGAAGAGCTAGGCATCATTGTTATTGCCACAGTACTTTCTTTGATTATGACTTTGGTGGGGCTCAAAGTCTCCATGATTGTCCATAAAATTGATTATGAAAAACAAGTGCTCCTACAGCGTACCCAAGCTACAAATTTACAGTTGGAGCAGGCAGAAAATCAGCTCAAACAGCGAAATCAAAGGTTGATAGCCATCAATCGCTACTTGGACGATTTCGTGCATGCGGTGGCCCATAACCTGCGTGGTGTAGTTACCAATATTAAAGGACTTATGCAGGTACGTGACGACAATCCCGGTTTTCAGACCGATGTGATAGATCAGAAACTGACAATATCTGTCAACCAATTAGATGATACACTTACCAACCTCATCCGACTAATTGAATTACAAAACAGGGCAGATGCAAATATTGGTAATGTAAATTTTGAACGCGTCTTGAAAGAAGTTACAGAGAGACATAGGGCAGAAATGACTTTATACCATGCCACTATAGCAGTAGACTTCAGCGAGAAAGATCAAATATTGTACAGTCCCGACTACATCAGGAATATTATTGACCAACTTGTAGACAATAGCATCAAATACCACTACCCAGGCAGAGATTTACAGATGAATGTAAGGACTCAAAAGGTAAATGGGTACACTCTTTTGCTTTTTGCCGATAATGGTATGGGTATTCGTACAGAGGTAGACCAATATAAAGCATTTGCTCCCTTTAGAAGACTAACTAATACAGGTAACGGTAAAGGCCTGGGGCTTTTTATTGTAAAAAGCATGGTAGAAAAAAATGGGGGTAAGGTAGAGATTGATAGTAAATACGAAGAAGGTACCAAAGTAAAGGTTTACCTTAAAGACTATGCTTAG